From the genome of Tepidamorphus gemmatus, one region includes:
- a CDS encoding TRAP transporter small permease, giving the protein MLRALGRTEAVLAAVLLVAMAVLIFVGGVARMVRHPLNWTTDFATCFFAWAAFLAADVAWRRDSLLSIDVIAGRLEAPARRWLRLVNLVLICFFLIYVIWAGTRLAILSSARSFQGIPWISYSWVTMSLPVGATLLLLTTGTKIVALLREARSDDPSEGRRG; this is encoded by the coding sequence GTGTTGCGTGCCCTCGGACGGACCGAGGCCGTGCTGGCCGCGGTGCTTCTGGTTGCGATGGCGGTTCTGATCTTCGTCGGCGGGGTGGCGCGGATGGTGCGCCACCCCCTGAACTGGACCACAGACTTTGCCACCTGCTTCTTCGCCTGGGCGGCGTTTCTGGCCGCCGACGTGGCCTGGAGACGCGACTCGCTGTTGAGCATCGACGTCATCGCGGGCCGGCTGGAGGCGCCGGCGCGGCGCTGGCTGAGGCTCGTCAACCTCGTGTTGATCTGCTTCTTCCTGATCTACGTCATTTGGGCGGGAACCCGGTTGGCGATCCTGTCCAGCGCGCGCAGCTTCCAGGGCATCCCCTGGATCAGCTATTCGTGGGTGACGATGAGCCTGCCCGTGGGTGCCACGCTGCTGCTTCTGACCACCGGAACCAAGATCGTGGCCCTGCTGCGCGAGGCCCGATCCGACGACCCTTCGGAAGGTAGGCGGGGATGA